Proteins encoded within one genomic window of Lysinibacillus sphaericus:
- a CDS encoding DUF1033 family protein: MYTILYMKADYEPWWKFEGWEAFIQTQETFDTKEQFEQALQRKLAHFRSVYEHEATKEGGFWAFWSEDESFYCEACDDDAQVYHGIMAFEGHC, translated from the coding sequence ATGTATACAATACTTTACATGAAAGCTGACTATGAGCCTTGGTGGAAATTTGAAGGCTGGGAAGCTTTTATTCAAACGCAAGAAACGTTTGATACAAAAGAGCAATTTGAGCAGGCATTACAACGGAAATTAGCGCATTTCCGATCAGTATATGAACATGAAGCGACTAAAGAGGGTGGTTTTTGGGCTTTTTGGTCTGAAGATGAAAGTTTTTACTGTGAAGCTTGTGATGATGATGCGCAAGTATACCATGGCATAATGGCTTTTGAAGGACATTGTTAA
- a CDS encoding 2-oxoglutarate dehydrogenase E1 component: protein MSNNVTTVSSPWSAFSGPNLGYVMEQYDLFLQSPEEVEPELVSLFQQFGAPVVVEGDVAVVSGSAAPAGDYKKVLAAVKLADAIRSQGHLAADIYPLKNRALQTAQIEESAFNLSPADLAEIPAAIFFKDVPAGVKNGKDAIDYLKSVYTDKIAFEYGHVVVTEERDWIQTQIESGSLKQALSSDEKKALLDRLTRVENFEKFIHKTFVGQKRFSGEGLDTQIVLFDEILKTVEANKVENVRIGMAHRGRLNVLTHILNKPYDMMFSDFAHVSNDLFMPEHGRLEITKGWTGDVKYHMGASYTRESGMNVKLAYNPSHLEVGNPVVLGSTRATQDETSKPGQAVHNPAKGLGILVNGDAAFPGQGIVTEVLNYSKTEGFSTGGTIHIIANNMIGFTTELQDSRSSVYSSDPAKGYEVPVVHVNADSPEAVAQVGRFAANYRQKFGKDIIVDLIGYRRHGHNETDDPTVTNPETYKLVAKHDTIRTLYGAQLVSEGLVTADEVAALDAAIYAEMQVAYDHVKEMAAKDEHKQIEMPEELKIEFPQIDTAVGAERLQTINEELLVFEQNFEPQKKLGKILEKRRDAFTSAKIDWGHAETLAYATIIQDGTPVRFTGQDAQRGTFSQRHLVLHDKNNGNVFTPLHHISGANASFTVHNSPLTEAGVVGFEYGYNLEKGNVLSVWEAQFGDFANMAQVMFDNFISGARSKWGQKSGFVILLPHGYEGQGPEHSSSRMERYLQMSAENNWFVANCSNAGNYYHLLRRQAAMLETEGVRPLVVVSPKSLLRHPLAAASAEQLADGSFQEVIEQPGLGTKTESVERIVLGTGKVMIDLADRVKDGEGFDHLHIVRVEQLYPFPTAQVADIIAKYPNVKEIAWVQEEPKNQGAWNYALETLYELSEGKKLRYVGRPAMSSTSEGDADSHKAAQSAVIEEAVAETVKVK from the coding sequence ATGTCGAACAACGTTACAACTGTAAGTTCTCCATGGTCAGCTTTCTCTGGTCCTAACTTAGGATATGTGATGGAGCAATACGACTTATTCTTACAGTCTCCTGAAGAAGTAGAACCGGAGTTAGTATCATTATTCCAACAATTTGGTGCACCAGTCGTAGTAGAAGGTGATGTAGCTGTAGTAAGTGGTTCAGCAGCTCCTGCTGGCGATTATAAAAAGGTATTGGCAGCTGTTAAATTAGCTGATGCAATTCGTTCACAAGGACATTTAGCAGCAGATATTTATCCTTTGAAAAATCGTGCACTTCAAACAGCGCAAATTGAAGAAAGTGCGTTCAACTTAAGTCCTGCGGATTTAGCAGAAATTCCTGCTGCTATCTTCTTCAAAGATGTGCCAGCGGGCGTGAAAAATGGTAAGGATGCAATTGATTATTTAAAATCTGTTTATACAGATAAAATAGCTTTTGAATATGGGCATGTTGTCGTAACTGAAGAACGTGATTGGATTCAAACTCAAATTGAATCTGGTTCTTTAAAACAAGCACTATCTTCAGATGAGAAAAAAGCGTTATTAGACCGTTTAACACGTGTTGAGAACTTTGAGAAATTTATTCACAAAACATTTGTTGGTCAAAAACGTTTCTCAGGTGAAGGTTTAGATACTCAAATCGTCCTTTTTGATGAAATTTTAAAAACAGTAGAAGCGAACAAAGTAGAAAATGTTCGTATTGGTATGGCACACCGTGGTCGTCTAAATGTGCTAACACATATTTTAAATAAGCCATATGACATGATGTTCTCTGACTTTGCACATGTTTCAAACGATTTATTTATGCCAGAGCACGGTCGACTTGAAATTACAAAAGGTTGGACTGGTGATGTGAAATACCACATGGGTGCTTCTTATACACGTGAATCAGGTATGAATGTCAAACTAGCGTATAACCCTTCACACTTAGAAGTTGGAAATCCGGTAGTATTAGGTTCTACTCGTGCAACACAAGATGAGACATCTAAGCCAGGGCAAGCTGTGCATAACCCAGCAAAAGGACTAGGTATCCTTGTGAATGGTGACGCTGCATTCCCAGGTCAAGGGATTGTAACAGAAGTGTTAAACTATTCTAAAACTGAAGGTTTCTCAACTGGTGGTACAATTCATATCATTGCGAACAATATGATTGGTTTCACTACGGAACTACAAGACTCACGTTCATCTGTTTATTCTTCTGACCCAGCAAAAGGTTACGAAGTACCAGTTGTACATGTCAATGCAGATAGCCCAGAAGCTGTAGCACAAGTAGGTCGTTTTGCTGCTAACTATCGCCAAAAATTCGGTAAAGATATTATTGTTGACTTAATTGGTTACCGTCGACATGGTCACAATGAAACAGATGACCCAACTGTAACAAATCCAGAAACATATAAACTTGTTGCAAAACATGATACAATTCGTACATTGTATGGTGCGCAATTAGTGTCTGAAGGCCTAGTTACTGCTGATGAAGTAGCAGCACTTGATGCAGCAATCTATGCTGAAATGCAAGTGGCTTACGATCATGTAAAAGAAATGGCAGCTAAAGATGAACATAAACAGATAGAGATGCCAGAAGAATTAAAAATTGAATTCCCACAAATTGATACAGCAGTAGGTGCTGAACGTTTACAAACAATAAACGAAGAACTTTTAGTGTTTGAACAAAACTTCGAGCCACAAAAGAAATTAGGTAAAATTTTAGAAAAACGTCGCGATGCATTTACTTCTGCTAAAATTGACTGGGGTCATGCTGAAACATTAGCATATGCAACAATTATTCAAGATGGCACACCTGTTCGTTTTACTGGTCAAGATGCGCAACGTGGTACATTCTCACAACGTCATTTAGTGTTACATGACAAAAATAACGGCAATGTATTTACACCACTTCACCATATCTCAGGTGCAAATGCTTCATTTACAGTTCACAACTCTCCATTAACTGAAGCTGGAGTTGTAGGCTTTGAATACGGTTACAATTTAGAAAAAGGCAATGTTTTATCTGTATGGGAAGCACAATTTGGTGACTTTGCAAACATGGCACAGGTGATGTTTGATAACTTCATTTCAGGTGCACGTTCTAAATGGGGTCAAAAATCAGGCTTTGTCATCCTTTTACCACATGGTTATGAAGGTCAAGGTCCTGAACATTCTTCAAGTCGTATGGAACGTTATTTACAAATGTCAGCAGAAAATAACTGGTTTGTTGCGAACTGCTCGAATGCAGGTAACTACTACCACTTATTACGCCGTCAAGCAGCAATGTTAGAAACAGAGGGTGTACGCCCATTAGTTGTTGTATCACCAAAATCTTTACTTCGTCATCCATTGGCAGCAGCAAGTGCTGAGCAATTAGCAGATGGTTCATTCCAAGAAGTAATTGAGCAACCAGGATTAGGTACAAAAACGGAATCTGTTGAGCGTATTGTATTAGGTACTGGTAAAGTAATGATCGATTTAGCAGACCGCGTGAAAGATGGAGAAGGCTTCGATCACTTACACATTGTGCGTGTAGAACAACTTTACCCATTCCCAACAGCGCAAGTAGCTGATATTATTGCTAAGTATCCAAATGTAAAAGAAATTGCATGGGTGCAAGAAGAACCTAAAAACCAAGGTGCTTGGAATTACGCATTAGAAACATTATATGAGCTATCTGAAGGTAAAAAGCTTCGTTATGTAGGTCGTCCTGCAATGAGCTCAACTTCAGAGGGCGATGCAGATTCTCATAAAGCAGCTCAGTCTGCTGTCATTGAAGAAGCAGTGGCTGAAACGGTTAAAGTTAAATAA
- a CDS encoding acylphosphatase: MNKRALIKFFGDVYGTGYRFFIKQKAIELGLKGYCKLNAQEQIEVEVEGSKKAIDEFLLFVQKGVSLQADSNSFALELFDDLKGYVRMESDIV; encoded by the coding sequence GTGAACAAGAGAGCGCTGATTAAATTTTTCGGAGATGTTTATGGAACAGGATATCGCTTTTTTATCAAACAAAAAGCGATAGAATTAGGCTTGAAAGGGTATTGCAAGTTGAATGCTCAAGAGCAAATAGAAGTAGAGGTAGAAGGTTCAAAAAAAGCAATTGATGAATTTCTACTATTTGTTCAAAAGGGTGTTAGCCTACAAGCAGATTCAAATTCTTTTGCTTTAGAACTTTTCGACGATTTAAAAGGTTATGTACGTATGGAGTCGGACATTGTTTAA
- a CDS encoding DUF6501 family protein, with the protein MLHLKWKDAPTLRKVTCKHTNASKYLVSNVLTVGKEYEVKNETEEFIFIIDNTGNIGGYYKEYFA; encoded by the coding sequence ATGTTACATTTAAAATGGAAAGATGCGCCAACACTTCGTAAGGTTACTTGCAAACATACGAATGCATCAAAATATTTAGTATCCAACGTATTAACAGTAGGAAAAGAGTATGAAGTGAAAAATGAAACAGAAGAGTTCATTTTCATTATTGACAACACGGGTAATATCGGTGGTTACTACAAAGAGTATTTCGCATAA
- a CDS encoding transporter substrate-binding domain-containing protein — MKRKWLLFMLTAMTAILLAACDAGDKSEDKASGDAAKEETGGEFRIGMEAGYPPFNWTQQDDSNGAVKIADNAEYAGGYDVQMAKKIAEGLGKELVIVKMEWDGLVPALQSKKIDAIVAGMSPTKERKQTIDFTENYYTSDFVMVIKKGSKYEDAKSIQDFSGAKVTSQLNTSNYNVIDQIKGVEKQTAMENFSAMRVALEAGKIDGYVAERPEGISAAAANDKFTFVSFEEGFDTDISNTSIAVGLRKGDASLDKINEILKGISEDDRQKIMEEAILQQPAAQ; from the coding sequence ATGAAAAGAAAATGGTTGCTATTTATGTTAACGGCAATGACAGCGATTTTGTTAGCAGCTTGTGATGCTGGAGACAAATCGGAAGACAAAGCATCAGGTGATGCGGCGAAAGAAGAAACAGGTGGAGAATTCCGCATAGGTATGGAAGCAGGTTATCCTCCATTTAACTGGACACAGCAAGATGATTCAAATGGTGCAGTAAAAATTGCTGATAATGCAGAATATGCAGGCGGCTATGATGTACAAATGGCGAAAAAGATTGCTGAAGGTTTAGGAAAAGAATTAGTTATTGTCAAAATGGAATGGGATGGTTTAGTTCCAGCACTACAATCCAAAAAAATTGATGCGATTGTAGCGGGGATGTCTCCAACTAAAGAACGCAAACAAACAATTGATTTTACAGAAAACTACTATACTTCTGATTTCGTCATGGTAATTAAAAAAGGTAGTAAATACGAAGATGCAAAATCTATTCAAGATTTCTCAGGTGCAAAAGTTACTTCACAGTTAAATACGTCTAACTACAATGTAATTGATCAAATTAAAGGCGTAGAAAAACAAACAGCAATGGAGAATTTCTCTGCAATGCGTGTCGCTTTAGAAGCAGGCAAAATTGATGGTTATGTAGCAGAGCGTCCAGAAGGTATTTCTGCTGCAGCAGCGAATGACAAATTTACATTTGTATCATTCGAAGAAGGCTTTGATACAGATATTTCAAATACTTCAATTGCAGTTGGTTTACGTAAAGGTGATGCAAGTCTAGATAAAATCAATGAAATCCTAAAAGGTATTTCAGAAGATGATCGCCAAAAAATTATGGAAGAAGCAATTCTTCAACAACCTGCAGCACAGTAA
- a CDS encoding amino acid ABC transporter permease, whose amino-acid sequence MSLDWIISIIENNWQMFLRGAYYTLLISIISTVIGAFIGFFIGIMHTIPVRKKGIKYYVLKCVNFILTCYVEFFRGTPMIVQAMVVFYGLDIAFGIDMHFITAGILVVSLNTGAYMAEIVRGGIVSIDKGQYEAASAIGMGHVQIMMYVVLPQVARNILPATGNQLIMNIKDTAVLSVIGVTELFFQTKSISGNNFRYFESFFVACVLYFIMTFTASRILLYVEKRLDGPDAYQKELKEID is encoded by the coding sequence ATGAGTTTAGATTGGATCATTTCTATAATAGAAAACAACTGGCAAATGTTTTTACGAGGTGCGTATTATACATTACTTATTTCAATTATCAGTACAGTCATTGGTGCATTTATCGGATTTTTTATTGGGATTATGCATACCATTCCAGTACGTAAAAAGGGTATAAAATATTATGTATTAAAATGTGTTAATTTTATACTGACATGCTATGTAGAATTTTTCCGTGGTACACCAATGATTGTACAAGCAATGGTAGTATTTTACGGACTAGATATTGCTTTTGGGATTGATATGCACTTTATTACGGCAGGTATTTTAGTCGTTTCGCTTAATACAGGTGCTTATATGGCAGAAATTGTTCGTGGAGGGATTGTTTCCATTGATAAAGGACAGTACGAAGCTGCTTCTGCTATTGGGATGGGACATGTACAAATAATGATGTATGTCGTATTACCACAAGTTGCGCGTAATATTTTACCGGCGACAGGCAACCAATTAATTATGAATATTAAAGATACGGCTGTTTTAAGTGTGATTGGCGTAACGGAACTATTTTTCCAAACGAAATCAATATCAGGTAATAACTTCCGCTATTTCGAATCATTCTTTGTTGCATGTGTGCTGTACTTTATCATGACATTTACGGCATCAAGAATATTATTATACGTTGAAAAACGCCTTGATGGACCGGATGCTTATCAAAAAGAATTAAAGGAAATTGACTAA
- a CDS encoding globin-coupled sensor protein, with translation MFSSIRPKAELEQLLKRGTNLSATGRFNKTLAFNHFNKQDEENLKALFYKLKDITPSMNAIFKNYLNEISPSSQQTISEENISRYLTQFFLATRDDEYVDETVKFFNLFRKNQYEPGKLIVVFNLFAFYITTYILHNFGLKPYKAFEYMKSFQSAVNVDQELLVEVLTERIIENVVAEISSLMDVNAKIMYMKDLVFSLDKQNEEIQSSTAATEEIAASINEVARMSSHISEKTTESVDHAVKGKNAIEHALSEIFKTEETFTNIVDSFTELQKRVNDIEHVVTLINQIADQTNLLALNASIEAARAGEHGKGFAVVAQEVRKLAEGTVSALSEVSTNVHHLKSYSNDVSHSITETTTIIKEATIEAKQSLPLLNAIVAAIEGINLDVTNTAAISQEQAAAIDEVSARMIEISGHQDDIRDYSYNTSSDIHLLGQEINRFRNDIIANNNVQLSSIALLQLSKADHILWKWRIYNMFLGLEKVQPSDVSSHTECRLGKWYTAPRTVERFGHLQDYRELDEYHLQVHKSAKLAAEAYQEGNIQKADGHLQEVDEASKRVLFYINNLIAYLEKERVMQ, from the coding sequence ATGTTTTCAAGTATTCGACCTAAGGCCGAGCTAGAACAATTGCTAAAGCGAGGGACCAACTTAAGTGCAACAGGCCGTTTCAACAAGACATTGGCATTTAATCATTTTAATAAACAAGATGAAGAAAATTTAAAAGCTCTCTTTTATAAATTGAAGGATATTACGCCTTCTATGAATGCAATATTTAAAAATTATTTAAATGAAATCTCTCCCTCCTCTCAACAAACGATTAGTGAAGAAAATATTAGTCGCTATTTAACACAATTTTTCTTGGCCACTCGTGATGATGAATATGTGGATGAAACGGTAAAGTTTTTCAATCTGTTTCGAAAAAACCAATATGAACCTGGTAAGTTAATTGTAGTATTTAACCTATTTGCCTTTTATATTACGACTTACATTTTACATAACTTTGGTTTAAAACCATACAAAGCTTTTGAGTATATGAAATCTTTCCAATCAGCTGTCAATGTTGACCAGGAATTGCTTGTGGAAGTATTAACAGAGCGTATAATTGAGAACGTTGTCGCTGAAATTTCATCACTTATGGATGTAAATGCAAAAATTATGTACATGAAAGATTTAGTATTTAGTTTAGATAAACAAAATGAAGAAATACAATCTTCTACTGCTGCAACAGAGGAAATTGCCGCATCAATCAATGAAGTTGCTCGGATGTCCTCGCATATTTCTGAAAAAACAACGGAATCAGTTGATCATGCTGTCAAAGGTAAGAATGCCATTGAGCATGCTTTATCAGAAATTTTTAAAACGGAAGAAACGTTTACTAACATCGTTGATTCGTTTACTGAGTTACAAAAACGTGTCAATGATATCGAACACGTTGTGACATTAATAAACCAAATTGCCGATCAAACAAACTTACTTGCACTGAATGCCTCAATTGAAGCTGCTCGTGCTGGTGAACATGGCAAAGGATTTGCTGTAGTAGCGCAAGAAGTCCGTAAATTAGCAGAAGGAACGGTTTCCGCTCTTAGTGAAGTATCAACAAATGTTCACCATCTGAAAAGTTACTCCAATGATGTATCACATTCCATAACGGAAACAACAACGATTATTAAGGAAGCTACAATTGAGGCAAAACAATCATTACCACTGCTAAATGCTATTGTTGCTGCAATTGAAGGGATTAATCTCGATGTGACCAATACAGCTGCCATTTCGCAGGAGCAAGCTGCTGCCATAGACGAAGTATCAGCACGAATGATTGAAATTTCAGGCCATCAAGATGATATTCGTGATTATAGTTATAATACATCCAGCGATATACACTTACTCGGGCAAGAAATTAATCGTTTCCGTAATGATATTATCGCAAATAATAATGTCCAGTTATCTTCCATTGCTTTATTACAACTTTCAAAAGCAGACCATATTTTATGGAAATGGCGTATTTATAATATGTTCCTTGGTTTAGAAAAAGTGCAACCAAGTGACGTGTCTTCACATACTGAATGCCGACTCGGTAAATGGTATACTGCTCCTCGGACAGTGGAACGTTTTGGTCATTTACAAGATTATCGTGAATTAGACGAATATCACCTACAAGTGCATAAATCGGCTAAGTTAGCTGCAGAAGCATATCAAGAAGGCAATATTCAAAAGGCTGATGGCCATTTACAAGAGGTAGACGAGGCCTCGAAGCGTGTTCTATTCTATATTAATAATTTAATTGCGTACTTGGAAAAAGAACGTGTTATGCAGTAA
- the odhB gene encoding 2-oxoglutarate dehydrogenase complex dihydrolipoyllysine-residue succinyltransferase: MAEIKVPELAESITEGSIAQWVKKVGDRVEKGEFIVELETDKVNAEIISEEAGVLTQILAEEGDTVLVGQVIAVVEAGEGAAPAPAAAPVAAAPTPAAPQAAAPTPAPVVEETSGERVIASPAARKLAREKGIDLAAVSPVDPQGRVRVQDVAAHGTAPVVAQQAAPAAPKAVVAVDESRVTIEKMSRRRQTIAKRLLEVKQSTAMLTTFNEVDMTNVMALRSRKKEQFFESTGSKLGFMSFFTKAVVAALKKYPYVNAQIVGDEIHLNNFFDIGVAVSTEEGLVVPVVRDADRKNFAEIEDSIADLAKKARDKKLGIADLQGGSFTITNGGVFGSLMSTPIMNGTQAAILGMHSIKKRPVEVNGEVEIRPMMYLALSYDHRIIDGKDSVGFLKTVKELLENPEDLLLNS, translated from the coding sequence GTGGCTGAAATTAAAGTCCCTGAATTAGCAGAATCGATTACAGAAGGTAGTATTGCACAGTGGGTTAAAAAAGTGGGCGACCGCGTGGAAAAAGGTGAATTTATCGTTGAACTTGAAACAGATAAAGTAAACGCTGAAATCATCTCTGAAGAAGCTGGCGTACTAACACAAATTTTAGCTGAAGAAGGCGATACTGTTCTTGTAGGTCAAGTAATCGCAGTTGTAGAAGCTGGCGAAGGTGCAGCACCAGCACCAGCTGCAGCACCAGTTGCAGCAGCTCCAACACCAGCAGCGCCACAAGCAGCAGCTCCAACACCAGCACCAGTTGTAGAAGAAACTTCAGGTGAGCGTGTCATTGCGTCTCCTGCAGCACGTAAACTTGCTCGTGAAAAAGGTATTGACCTTGCAGCTGTATCTCCAGTAGATCCACAAGGCCGTGTACGTGTTCAAGACGTTGCAGCTCATGGTACAGCACCAGTAGTAGCGCAACAAGCAGCGCCAGCAGCACCAAAAGCAGTAGTAGCTGTTGACGAATCTCGTGTTACAATTGAAAAAATGAGCCGTCGTCGTCAAACAATTGCTAAACGTCTATTAGAAGTGAAGCAATCAACTGCTATGCTTACAACATTCAATGAAGTAGATATGACAAACGTAATGGCATTACGTTCACGTAAAAAAGAACAATTCTTTGAGTCAACTGGCTCTAAGCTTGGTTTCATGTCATTCTTCACAAAAGCAGTAGTGGCTGCACTTAAAAAATACCCATATGTGAATGCTCAAATCGTTGGCGATGAAATTCACTTAAATAACTTCTTTGATATTGGTGTAGCTGTATCAACTGAAGAAGGTTTAGTAGTACCAGTTGTTCGCGATGCTGACCGTAAAAACTTTGCTGAAATTGAAGATTCAATTGCAGATTTAGCTAAAAAAGCTCGCGATAAAAAATTAGGTATCGCTGATCTTCAAGGCGGTTCATTCACGATTACAAATGGTGGTGTATTCGGTTCATTAATGTCAACACCTATTATGAACGGTACTCAAGCTGCTATTTTAGGTATGCACTCAATTAAAAAACGTCCAGTAGAAGTGAACGGTGAAGTAGAAATTCGTCCTATGATGTACTTAGCACTATCTTATGACCACCGCATTATCGATGGTAAAGATTCTGTAGGCTTCCTTAAAACAGTTAAAGAATTACTTGAAAATCCAGAAGATTTATTATTAAATTCTTAA
- a CDS encoding amino acid ABC transporter ATP-binding protein, whose translation MAIIQIEHLSKSFGRNQVLKDVNFKVEKGEVVCLIGSSGSGKSTLLRCINLLETPNGGEIIYKGENILNEKHNIKAYRTHLGMVFQQFNLFNNHNVLKNCTVGQVKVLKRSKDEAEKTALKYLKIVGMDQYVNAKPRQLSGGQKQRVAIARALSMNPDVMLFDEPTSALDPEMVGEVLKVMRELADSGNTMLIVTHEMEFAKEVADRVVFMDKGVIVEEGPPSKVLVNPEHERTKEFLKRTLK comes from the coding sequence ATGGCAATCATTCAAATAGAGCATTTAAGTAAATCATTTGGACGTAACCAAGTGTTGAAAGATGTGAATTTTAAAGTAGAAAAAGGAGAGGTTGTATGCTTAATCGGTTCATCAGGTTCCGGTAAATCAACACTCTTACGTTGCATTAATTTACTTGAAACGCCAAATGGTGGCGAAATTATTTATAAAGGGGAAAATATTTTAAACGAAAAGCATAATATTAAAGCTTATCGTACCCATTTAGGAATGGTTTTCCAACAGTTTAATTTATTTAACAATCATAATGTGTTAAAAAATTGTACAGTAGGGCAAGTAAAGGTGCTCAAACGTTCAAAAGATGAAGCAGAGAAAACAGCCTTGAAATATCTGAAAATCGTCGGTATGGATCAATACGTCAATGCTAAGCCACGTCAACTTTCTGGTGGTCAAAAGCAACGTGTAGCGATTGCACGGGCATTATCGATGAATCCAGATGTAATGCTATTTGATGAACCAACATCTGCGCTAGACCCAGAAATGGTCGGGGAAGTCTTAAAAGTTATGCGAGAGTTGGCGGATTCAGGAAATACGATGTTAATCGTAACACATGAAATGGAGTTTGCGAAGGAAGTTGCAGATCGTGTTGTATTTATGGATAAAGGGGTAATTGTGGAAGAGGGACCACCATCGAAGGTGCTAGTAAACCCAGAACATGAACGTACAAAAGAGTTTTTAAAACGAACGCTGAAGTAA
- a CDS encoding toxic anion resistance protein produces the protein MTANRDAFVHLDSLQGISPLVQSYLASSNQEAMETYETLSPLAQSRALLYASQIDLSSFESVLSLGQDSQRAVSQFADRMLAQVKDKDVTKIGQMLDSLMQTLDRVDPAALEPKKPSFFKKMFGKTSPSVKQTLTEFERISIQVERIGVQLERAQLQLLKDVEMLEQLYAHNRGFFEELATAIAAGLMKKQQAIEVELPTKVDIVQTTKQPLAIQQLNDFTAQLERLDQRIYDLQVSQQVALQTAPQIRMIQQANQTLAEKIEFSIVTLIPLWKNQLAMMLSMNMDHHYNQLEERLARTNERFTSPTFEQQVMKFKETQRELKTAIQDVFALHTATEQDRQHLQLDVAGMKKTTKE, from the coding sequence ATGACAGCTAACAGAGATGCTTTCGTCCATTTAGATTCATTGCAAGGAATCTCACCTCTTGTACAAAGCTATTTAGCATCGTCAAACCAAGAAGCGATGGAGACCTATGAGACATTGTCACCTCTTGCCCAAAGTCGTGCACTTTTATATGCAAGTCAAATTGACCTAAGTAGTTTTGAATCCGTATTATCATTAGGTCAAGACTCTCAACGTGCAGTCTCTCAATTTGCAGATCGTATGCTTGCCCAAGTGAAGGATAAAGATGTCACAAAAATTGGTCAAATGCTAGATTCCTTAATGCAAACATTAGACCGTGTAGACCCTGCGGCACTAGAGCCAAAAAAACCTTCCTTCTTTAAAAAAATGTTCGGTAAAACGAGTCCTAGCGTCAAACAAACATTAACGGAATTTGAACGCATTAGTATTCAAGTCGAACGAATTGGTGTTCAACTCGAACGTGCTCAACTACAACTGTTAAAAGACGTAGAAATGTTAGAACAGCTATATGCACACAATAGAGGATTTTTTGAAGAGCTTGCAACTGCCATTGCAGCTGGACTGATGAAAAAACAGCAAGCCATTGAAGTAGAGTTACCTACAAAAGTGGATATTGTACAAACAACTAAACAACCGCTAGCTATTCAACAGCTCAATGATTTCACAGCACAACTGGAAAGACTCGACCAACGTATTTATGATTTACAAGTGTCCCAGCAGGTTGCATTACAAACTGCCCCTCAAATACGCATGATTCAACAAGCTAATCAAACGCTTGCTGAGAAAATAGAGTTTTCAATTGTGACACTCATTCCTCTTTGGAAAAATCAATTGGCTATGATGTTATCCATGAATATGGATCATCATTACAATCAATTGGAAGAAAGACTGGCACGAACAAACGAGCGCTTTACTAGTCCTACTTTTGAACAGCAAGTAATGAAATTTAAAGAAACACAGCGGGAGCTTAAAACGGCCATTCAAGATGTTTTTGCTTTGCATACTGCGACAGAACAGGATAGACAACATTTACAACTAGATGTTGCTGGGATGAAAAAAACAACGAAGGAATAA
- a CDS encoding 5-bromo-4-chloroindolyl phosphate hydrolysis family protein has product MLSIGQFFSRHTASLLISLSTVSITAFAANPGFFLGGCLFAGTYATSTTLLKLNQKRKVMHIAGITKDEYKHIDLQLSTANKHIQTLSQNYLRVRSVSAFKQLLEMTRISKNIIKIVKTDPRKFYNVEPFFYAHLPSAVELTEKYTMLSKQPVKDKEIQITLSKTRETLADLNSTFQIDLKDALSNDIDHLQMEIEFANRSNLKRKEQLEWRGEEK; this is encoded by the coding sequence ATGCTCAGTATCGGACAGTTTTTCTCAAGACATACCGCTAGCCTTTTAATTTCTCTATCAACTGTTTCTATTACAGCGTTTGCGGCAAATCCAGGATTCTTCCTTGGTGGTTGTTTGTTCGCTGGCACCTATGCAACGAGCACAACATTGCTAAAACTAAATCAAAAAAGAAAAGTTATGCACATAGCAGGAATTACAAAGGATGAGTATAAACATATTGATTTACAGCTATCGACAGCTAACAAACATATTCAAACATTAAGCCAAAACTATTTACGAGTACGTTCCGTGTCAGCCTTTAAGCAATTACTCGAAATGACACGTATTTCAAAAAACATTATCAAAATTGTCAAAACTGATCCAAGAAAGTTTTACAATGTGGAGCCATTTTTCTATGCGCATCTTCCTTCTGCTGTTGAATTGACTGAAAAGTATACTATGTTGTCAAAACAGCCTGTCAAAGATAAAGAAATCCAAATTACATTATCAAAAACGCGTGAAACATTAGCGGATTTAAATTCCACGTTTCAAATTGATTTAAAGGATGCACTCTCTAATGATATCGATCATCTTCAAATGGAAATTGAATTCGCAAACCGTTCCAATTTAAAACGGAAAGAACAATTGGAATGGCGAGGCGAGGAAAAATGA